One window of the Halobacillus litoralis genome contains the following:
- the crcB gene encoding fluoride efflux transporter CrcB yields the protein MLIFKLLLVGLGGFCGAILRYAVSRWIENRKSSTLPTATLIVNIAGSFLLGILIGLDLTKTWFLLCGTGILGAFTTFSTFKLEAIQLHINKRWKGFIYYVLASYFFGICLAYTGFKLGRWFML from the coding sequence ATGCTGATCTTCAAACTGCTGCTCGTCGGCCTGGGCGGTTTCTGTGGGGCCATTCTTCGGTATGCCGTCAGTCGGTGGATAGAAAATCGCAAATCCTCCACACTCCCGACCGCCACTTTAATCGTCAATATAGCAGGTTCGTTTTTATTAGGTATACTTATCGGGTTGGACCTCACCAAAACGTGGTTTCTCCTATGTGGGACCGGAATTCTCGGTGCTTTCACGACATTTTCCACATTCAAACTTGAAGCTATTCAACTACATATTAACAAACGTTGGAAAGGCTTTATCTATTATGTTCTGGCAAGCTATTTCTTTGGGATCTGTCTTGCTTATACAGGATTTAAACTCGGGCGCTGGTTCATGCTATGA
- the crcB gene encoding fluoride efflux transporter CrcB, with the protein MIYLYVGIGGFIGASLRYLVGVLLTGPDQWFPYSTLAVNLSGSFILAWFTIGLVERYALSAEWKAALGTGLVGSYTTFSTLSMDAVLLYERGDLFLSSLYVFISIGGGLVLSLLGFHFGKRRNAAC; encoded by the coding sequence ATGATTTATCTGTATGTCGGAATCGGTGGATTCATCGGGGCATCACTTAGGTATTTGGTGGGTGTCTTATTGACTGGTCCAGATCAATGGTTTCCCTATTCCACTCTTGCCGTAAACTTGAGCGGCAGCTTCATTCTTGCCTGGTTCACCATTGGTCTGGTAGAGAGATATGCACTTTCAGCTGAATGGAAAGCAGCTCTTGGAACAGGACTTGTGGGATCTTATACCACTTTTTCTACCCTCAGCATGGATGCTGTTTTACTTTATGAAAGAGGTGACCTCTTCCTCAGCTCGCTATATGTATTCATAAGTATTGGCGGCGGCTTAGTACTATCTTTGCTCGGCTTCCATTTCGGTAAAAGGAGGAATGCTGCATGCTGA